A stretch of Lachancea thermotolerans CBS 6340 chromosome D complete sequence DNA encodes these proteins:
- the RAD17 gene encoding Rad17p (similar to uniprot|P48581 Saccharomyces cerevisiae YOR368W RAD17 Checkpoint protein involved in the activation of the DNA damage and meiotic pachytene checkpoints with Mec3p and Ddc1p forms a clamp that is loaded onto partial duplex DNA homolog of human and S. pombe Rad1 and U. maydis Rec1 proteins) → MLDQNVLFSASTVHLEHITTALNCLTPFGLRDDVLIIIDSDGLSFARENNRVISIQLFLSKELFISYQYNAPESDSDAHTKISVKINHILDSISVASRDKDDVVECTLSYVGEGSPFVLIFEDSAITEKVEYSTYLTKEWDMTGLELDRSLVDLECMMKGDIFYSALQDLKEIGCKECYIYARAGSSGKNIFAIISKSHLGFSKILLPSERSILEKLETFDSDTHEKVHEKPVIGFFDFGSFDKMRASAKIASKVLIRKDAHGLMSVNILSETDDILRGDSKTKSSASPANPHSSAYLSREYPGIVIDISILEKARVDYDDMEEVKLLMQNNDELKAPPAYQPVSTGASRDPNPAAQESTSLLFNERKRHAEELDNGEDGEFIPATNDIPLFF, encoded by the coding sequence ATGCTCGATCAAAACGTCTTGTTCTCGGCATCCACAGTTCATTTGGAACATATTACTACAGCCTTAAACTGCCTAACGCCTTTCGGACTGCGAGATGATGTCCTTATAATTATCGACAGCGACGGACTTTCCTTCGCGAGAGAAAACAACCGCGTAATAAGTATCCAGTTGTTTTTATCCAAAGAGCTGTTCATCTCCTACCAGTACAACGCGCCTGAAAGCGATTCTGACGCGCACACGAAGATATCAGTGAAGATCAACCATATCTTGGACAGCATCAGTGTGGCCAGTCGTGACAAGGATGACGTTGTCGAGTGCACGCTTTCCTATGTTGGGGAGGGATCGCCCTTTGTACTCATATTCGAAGACTCGGCAATAACTGAGAAAGTGGAATACTCAACTTACCTTACTAAGGAGTGGGATATGACCGGCCTCGAACTTGATAGAAGCTTAGTCGACCTAGAATGCATGATGAAGGGCGACATTTTCTACAGTGCCCTTCAAGACCTTAAAGAAATTGGTTGCAAAGAATGCTACATTTACGCAAGGGCCGGGTCTAGTGGCAAGAACATTTTCGCCATAATTTCCAAGAGTCACCTTGGTTTTTCCAAGATACTGCTTCCAAGCGAGCGATCCATTTTGGAGAAGCTTGAAACCTTTGATTCAGACACTCATGAAAAGGTTCACGAAAAGCCTGTAATAGGCTTTTTCGATTTCGGGTCCTTCGACAAAATGAGGGCGAGCGCCAAAATAGCTAGCAAGGTTCTTATTAGGAAAGACGCCCATGGCTTGATGAGCGTCAATATTTTAAGTGAAACGGATGATATTTTACGCGGAGACTCAAAAACCAAATCGAGTGCCTCTCCAGCGAACCCCCACTCTTCTGCATACTTATCCAGGGAATACCCGGGGATTGTTATAGACATTTCCATTCTTGAGAAGGCTAGAGTGGATTATGATGATATGGAGGAAGTTAAACTTCTAATGCAAAATAATGATGAACTAAAGGCCCCACCTGCATATCAACCTGTTTCAACCGGCGCATCTAGGGACCCCAACcctgctgctcaagaaagcACTTCGCTACTATTCAATGAGAGGAAAAGGCACGCcgaagaacttgacaaCGGTGAAGACGGGGAATTCATCCCTGCTACAAACGACATTCCTCTGTTCTTTTAA
- the RPS12 gene encoding 40S ribosomal protein eS12 (highly similar to uniprot|P48589 Saccharomyces cerevisiae YOR369C): MSDVEEVQEVQEIQEVAVEQPTESITIEDALKVVLRTSLVHDGLARGLRESAKALTRGEAQLVVLVDSVTEDNIIKLVEGLANDPENKVPLIKVADAKQLGEWAGLGKIDREGNARKVVGASVVVVKNWGADTEERQMILEHFSQ; the protein is encoded by the coding sequence ATGTCTgacgttgaagaagtccaAGAGGTCCAAGAGAtccaagaagttgctgTTGAGCAACCAACCGAGTCCATCACCATCGAAGATGCCTTGAAGGTCGTCTTGAGAACCTCTTTGGTTCACGATGGTTTGGCCAGAGGTTTGAGAGAATCTGCCAAGGCTTTGACCAGAGGTGAGGCCCAATTGGTCGTCTTGGTTGACTCTGTCACCGAGGACAACATCATCAAGCTGGTGGAGGGTTTGGCCAACGACCCAGAGAACAAGGTTCCTTTGATTAAGGTCGCCGACGCCAAGCAATTGGGTGAGTGGGCCGGTTTGGGTAAGATCGACCGTGAAGGTAACGCCAGAAAGGTTGTTGGTGCTTCCGTTGTTGTTGTCAAGAACTGGGGTGCTGACACCGAAGAGCGTCAAATGATCTTGGAACACTTCTCTCAATAA